The Frondihabitans australicus genome includes a region encoding these proteins:
- a CDS encoding IlvD/Edd family dehydratase, giving the protein MEHRSSQWYGGDDRNAYIHRAWMRRGLPADAFDGRPHIAIANTASDLTPCNAHLTEVARSVKEGIWAAGGVPLELPVVSLGETNVRPTAMLWRNMAAMSTEEMLRANPIDGVVLLGGCDKTIPSLLMAAASVDLPALVIPGGPMLTGTFRGEALGCGTDVWRLSEEVRAGTLTNEQFHRSESSMIRSRGHCNTMGTASTMGLLAEALGTVLPGLAGTPAPDSRLLEMSHESGRLIVDLVERDLRPSRLLTKASFHNAIVTLAAIGGSTNAVVHLLAIAGRLGIDLTLADFDRIGSGVPLLVNLQPAGTFLMEDLFRAGGLQAVLREVQDLLDPTAITVSGRPLVDHLNEATVWDASVIAHREEPLQPDAGIAVLRGNLAPDGAIIKPAAASIHLLKHRGRAIVFDSIEDFRARIDDPDLDVDADSVLVLRGCGPRGYPGMPEVSNMPLPKKLLEQGVRDMVRICDGRMSGTAYGTVILHVAPEAAAGGPLARVRTGDWITLDVHRRRLDVDVPQDELDAREPNQATLDGFAKPRRGWERLYVDHVTQADTGADLDFLVGSSGDAVARESH; this is encoded by the coding sequence ATGGAGCATCGGAGCTCTCAGTGGTACGGCGGCGACGACCGCAACGCGTACATCCACCGCGCATGGATGCGCCGCGGGCTGCCCGCCGACGCCTTCGACGGCCGGCCGCACATCGCCATCGCGAACACCGCGAGCGACCTCACGCCGTGCAACGCGCACCTCACCGAGGTGGCGCGGTCGGTGAAGGAGGGAATCTGGGCGGCCGGGGGAGTGCCGCTCGAGCTCCCCGTCGTCTCGCTCGGCGAGACGAACGTGCGCCCGACGGCGATGCTCTGGCGCAACATGGCCGCGATGAGCACCGAGGAGATGCTCCGCGCGAACCCGATCGACGGCGTCGTGCTCCTCGGCGGGTGCGACAAGACGATCCCGTCGCTGCTCATGGCCGCGGCCTCGGTCGACCTGCCGGCCCTCGTGATCCCCGGCGGCCCGATGCTCACCGGCACCTTCCGCGGCGAGGCGCTCGGCTGCGGCACCGACGTGTGGCGGCTCAGCGAGGAGGTCCGGGCCGGCACCCTCACGAACGAGCAGTTCCACCGCAGCGAGTCGTCGATGATCCGGTCGCGGGGCCACTGCAACACCATGGGCACGGCGTCGACGATGGGGTTGCTGGCCGAGGCGCTCGGGACGGTGCTTCCTGGGCTCGCCGGGACCCCTGCTCCTGACAGCCGCCTGCTCGAGATGTCGCACGAGTCGGGACGGCTGATCGTCGACCTCGTCGAGCGCGACCTGCGCCCGTCGCGTCTGCTCACGAAGGCGTCGTTCCACAACGCGATCGTCACCCTGGCCGCGATCGGCGGCTCCACGAACGCGGTCGTGCATCTGCTCGCGATCGCCGGCCGCCTCGGCATCGACCTGACGCTCGCCGACTTCGACCGCATCGGCTCCGGCGTCCCGCTGCTGGTCAACCTCCAGCCGGCGGGCACCTTCCTCATGGAAGACCTCTTCCGCGCGGGCGGCCTGCAGGCGGTCCTCCGCGAGGTGCAGGATCTGCTCGACCCCACGGCCATCACGGTCTCCGGCCGGCCCCTCGTCGACCACCTGAACGAGGCGACCGTGTGGGACGCCTCGGTCATCGCGCATAGAGAAGAGCCCCTGCAGCCCGACGCCGGGATCGCCGTTCTGCGCGGCAACCTGGCCCCGGACGGCGCGATCATCAAGCCCGCCGCCGCGTCGATCCACCTGCTGAAGCACCGGGGCCGGGCCATCGTCTTCGACTCGATCGAGGACTTCCGCGCCCGCATCGACGACCCCGACCTCGACGTCGACGCCGACTCCGTGCTGGTGCTTCGAGGCTGCGGCCCTCGCGGGTACCCCGGCATGCCCGAGGTGTCGAACATGCCGCTGCCGAAGAAGCTGCTCGAGCAGGGCGTGCGCGACATGGTGCGCATCTGCGACGGCCGGATGAGCGGGACGGCGTACGGCACCGTGATCCTGCACGTCGCCCCGGAGGCCGCCGCCGGCGGGCCCCTCGCGCGCGTGCGGACCGGCGACTGGATCACGCTCGACGTGCACCGGCGCCGCCTCGACGTCGACGTGCCGCAGGACGAGCTCGACGCGCGCGAGCCGAACCAGGCCACGCTCGACGGGTTCGCGAAGCCGCGCCGCGGCTGGGAGCGGCTCTACGTCGACCACGTGACGCAGGCCGACACGGGCGCCGACCTCGACTTCCTCGTGGGGTCGAGCGGAGACGCGGTGGCGCGTGAGTCGCACTGA
- a CDS encoding FAD-binding and (Fe-S)-binding domain-containing protein produces the protein MSRTDGRRTSAVGSGGKAFTTIGVSDPALVAALEQAAPGAVSSRPSDRLALAHDASHYLVTPQVVVTPRTAAEVGAVVAAARARGAGVTFRSGGTSLSGQAQAPGVLIDTRRHFRGIEPLGPDAARVRVEPGATVRQVNARLAGARRRLGPDPASEAACTLGGVIANNSSGMTCGTTANTYATLDTIVVVLADGTVVDTSLPDADARLRAARPDVHDGLLALRGRVMQEPTLVASVARHHSLKNTMGYGLNALTDFASPAEMLAHLVVGSEGTLAFVASAVLRTLPVRAHLATAMLYFSSLRDATDALPVLVDSGAAAIELLDATSLRVAQRDAGADASLRDLAVDGHAALLVEYQETTAAGLRSRLEVASGLLTALPLAQPAAFTTDAAARAALWHIRKDLYATVAGARPSGTTALLEDVAVPVASLADVCERLVGLFAEHGYDDAVIFGHAKDGNIHFMLTEHFDDQASLARYDAFTEEMVALVLAAGGTLKAEHGTGRIMAPYVRLQYGDELYEVMLGVKRLLDPEGVLNPGVVLPAGDVWPGAGATADVDAAERHGAHRAATVPLKTSPPIEVEADSCVECGYCEPVCPSKDLTRTPRQRIVLRRERARALAAGDTALVAELDADYDYDGLDTCAADGMCQTACPVLIDTGKLVKRLRATQTTPLERAAWAGAAKHWGAATRAGSAALTAAAHLPAPLVTGASQLARGLLGDDTVPLWARDLPAGGGVRHGQTSRDPAAVFFPACIQTLFGPAADGPGASGALQALCDRAGVALRVPQGIGAFCCSTPWKSKGMGAGSETMAATVLPALWESSDHGRLPVVCDAASCTEGLEGLVAAAAAYPGLRVVDAVTFVDEVVLPRLRSAGLVPVPAPLGRLALHPTCSSTRLGSNDALLRVAGVAAREVVVPDDWGCCAFAGDRGMLHPELTASATAREAAGVVAAALDGGAFDAYASCNRTCELGMTRATGHPYEHVLEVLLRALPPR, from the coding sequence GTGAGTCGCACTGACGGGCGTCGCACGAGCGCGGTCGGCTCCGGCGGGAAGGCGTTCACCACGATCGGGGTCTCGGATCCTGCGCTCGTCGCGGCCCTCGAGCAGGCGGCGCCCGGAGCCGTGAGCTCGCGGCCGTCGGACCGCCTCGCCCTCGCGCACGACGCGTCGCACTACCTCGTCACGCCGCAGGTCGTCGTCACGCCGCGCACGGCAGCGGAGGTCGGGGCGGTCGTGGCGGCGGCTCGGGCACGCGGTGCCGGGGTCACGTTCCGCTCGGGCGGGACGAGCCTGTCGGGCCAGGCGCAGGCGCCGGGGGTGCTGATCGACACTCGCCGCCACTTCCGCGGCATCGAGCCTCTGGGCCCCGACGCCGCCAGGGTGCGGGTCGAGCCCGGTGCGACCGTGCGGCAGGTGAATGCCCGGCTGGCGGGGGCGCGGCGGCGTCTCGGGCCTGATCCTGCGTCCGAAGCGGCCTGCACGCTGGGCGGGGTGATCGCGAACAACTCGAGCGGGATGACGTGCGGCACCACGGCGAACACCTACGCGACGCTCGACACGATCGTGGTCGTGCTCGCCGACGGCACGGTCGTCGACACGTCGCTGCCCGACGCCGACGCACGTCTGCGGGCGGCGCGCCCCGACGTCCACGACGGTCTGCTCGCGCTGCGCGGGCGGGTGATGCAGGAGCCGACGCTGGTCGCCTCCGTCGCCCGCCACCACTCGCTCAAGAACACCATGGGGTACGGGCTGAACGCTCTGACGGACTTCGCCTCGCCCGCCGAGATGCTGGCCCACCTCGTCGTCGGCAGCGAGGGGACGCTCGCGTTCGTCGCGTCGGCCGTGCTCCGGACGCTGCCGGTGCGGGCGCACCTGGCGACGGCGATGCTGTACTTCTCATCGCTCCGCGACGCCACCGACGCCCTGCCGGTGCTCGTCGACTCGGGAGCCGCCGCGATCGAGCTGCTCGACGCCACCAGCCTGCGGGTGGCCCAGCGCGACGCCGGCGCCGATGCGTCGCTGCGCGATCTCGCCGTGGACGGTCATGCGGCGCTGCTCGTGGAGTACCAGGAGACCACGGCGGCTGGGCTGAGGTCGCGACTCGAGGTGGCCTCCGGCTTGCTGACCGCGCTGCCGCTCGCGCAGCCCGCCGCGTTCACGACCGATGCGGCCGCACGCGCGGCCCTGTGGCACATCCGCAAAGACCTCTACGCGACCGTCGCGGGCGCTCGCCCCTCGGGCACGACAGCGCTGCTGGAGGACGTCGCCGTGCCGGTCGCGAGCCTCGCCGACGTCTGCGAGCGTCTCGTCGGGCTGTTCGCCGAGCACGGCTACGACGACGCCGTGATCTTCGGGCACGCGAAAGACGGCAACATCCACTTCATGCTCACCGAGCACTTCGACGACCAGGCCTCGCTCGCCCGCTACGACGCCTTCACCGAGGAGATGGTGGCGCTCGTGCTGGCCGCCGGCGGCACGCTCAAGGCGGAGCACGGCACGGGGCGCATCATGGCGCCGTACGTGCGGCTGCAGTACGGCGACGAGCTCTACGAGGTGATGCTCGGGGTGAAGCGGCTGCTCGACCCCGAGGGCGTGCTGAACCCCGGCGTGGTGCTGCCGGCCGGGGACGTGTGGCCTGGCGCGGGCGCGACCGCCGACGTGGACGCCGCCGAGCGGCATGGTGCGCACCGTGCCGCCACCGTGCCCCTCAAGACGTCGCCGCCGATCGAGGTCGAGGCCGACTCCTGCGTCGAGTGCGGCTACTGCGAGCCCGTCTGCCCCTCGAAAGACCTCACCCGCACCCCGCGGCAGCGCATCGTGCTCCGTCGCGAGCGTGCCCGCGCGCTCGCCGCCGGAGACACCGCCCTCGTCGCCGAGCTCGACGCCGACTACGACTACGACGGACTCGACACCTGCGCCGCCGACGGCATGTGCCAGACGGCGTGCCCGGTGCTCATCGACACCGGCAAGCTCGTGAAACGCCTGCGGGCGACGCAGACGACCCCCCTCGAGCGGGCGGCGTGGGCCGGCGCGGCGAAGCACTGGGGCGCAGCGACGCGCGCCGGGTCGGCGGCGCTCACCGCGGCCGCGCACCTGCCGGCTCCGCTCGTCACCGGGGCGTCGCAGCTGGCCCGCGGGCTTCTGGGCGACGACACGGTGCCGCTGTGGGCGCGCGACCTGCCGGCGGGCGGAGGCGTGAGGCACGGGCAGACCTCCCGCGATCCTGCGGCCGTGTTCTTCCCCGCGTGCATCCAGACGCTGTTCGGGCCCGCGGCCGACGGCCCGGGAGCGTCGGGCGCCCTGCAGGCCCTCTGCGACCGGGCGGGCGTGGCGCTGCGCGTGCCGCAGGGCATCGGCGCCTTCTGCTGCTCGACGCCGTGGAAGTCGAAGGGCATGGGCGCAGGATCCGAGACCATGGCGGCGACCGTCCTCCCGGCCCTGTGGGAGTCGTCCGACCACGGCCGCCTCCCGGTCGTCTGCGATGCGGCCTCGTGCACCGAGGGACTCGAGGGTCTCGTGGCCGCCGCCGCCGCGTACCCCGGGCTGCGCGTGGTCGACGCGGTGACGTTCGTCGACGAGGTGGTGCTGCCACGGCTGCGCTCCGCGGGGCTCGTGCCGGTGCCAGCGCCTCTCGGCCGGCTCGCCCTGCACCCGACGTGCTCGTCGACGCGCCTCGGGTCGAACGACGCCCTGCTGCGCGTGGCCGGCGTCGCGGCGCGCGAGGTCGTCGTGCCCGACGACTGGGGCTGCTGCGCCTTCGCCGGCGACCGCGGCATGCTGCACCCCGAGCTCACGGCGTCGGCCACGGCGCGGGAGGCCGCCGGAGTGGTCGCCGCCGCACTCGACGGGGGAGCGTTCGACGCCTACGCCTCATGCAACCGCACCTGCGAGCTCGGCATGACCCGCGCGACCGGGCACCCGTACGAGCACGTGCTCGAGGTGCTGCTGCGCGCCCTCCCGCCCCGCTGA
- a CDS encoding MFS transporter has product MTTAPSVRPPLGRRWILLIPVASVMYLLAYFDRTNLSFVLPQMDDDLHLTATDKGLVSGIFFIGYFFTQVPAAIIAQKWSAKYVVLILMVFWGLCAVWTGLVHNTGELFTARFFLGVFEGGVQPATLILLSRWFPQKERARASGLWLLAIPLAPIIAAPITGTLLSSFDWRGVMILEGLPPLVWAIVWFFVIADTPRRARWASAREAADIETAIAADEVIKTESITTSTRYRDVVKNPIVIALVAAWFLYNAGFYGFTLWLPQVLSDMTGGSTELVGFLTAIPYVFGLAAMVVISTRTDRLGSRRTTVLVPLSVAAVALVVGQFVGGGVPEYVLLCVVAAGLYVHGAFFALPPLLLRTEVLAVGLGLIGGIGNLGGFLGPYIVGWLDDVTGSTALGFVLLGAAIAGCGVLLAAVTPRRPRLAVAAPEAAARVDA; this is encoded by the coding sequence GTGACTACCGCACCCTCCGTTCGCCCGCCGCTCGGGCGCCGCTGGATCCTCCTCATCCCCGTGGCCAGCGTCATGTACCTCCTCGCCTACTTCGACCGCACGAACCTCTCGTTCGTGCTGCCGCAGATGGACGACGACCTCCACCTCACCGCGACCGACAAGGGTCTCGTGTCGGGCATCTTCTTCATCGGCTACTTCTTCACGCAGGTGCCGGCGGCGATCATCGCGCAGAAGTGGAGCGCGAAGTACGTGGTCCTGATCCTGATGGTCTTCTGGGGTCTCTGCGCCGTCTGGACGGGCCTCGTGCACAACACGGGCGAGCTGTTCACGGCGCGATTCTTTCTCGGGGTGTTCGAGGGCGGGGTGCAGCCGGCGACCCTGATCCTGCTGTCGCGGTGGTTCCCGCAGAAGGAGCGCGCTCGCGCCTCGGGCCTGTGGCTGCTCGCCATTCCGCTCGCGCCGATCATCGCGGCGCCGATCACGGGCACGCTGCTGTCGTCGTTCGACTGGCGCGGCGTCATGATACTCGAGGGGCTGCCGCCGCTCGTCTGGGCGATCGTGTGGTTCTTCGTGATCGCCGACACCCCGCGCCGGGCCCGCTGGGCATCCGCTCGCGAGGCGGCCGACATCGAGACGGCCATCGCGGCCGACGAGGTCATCAAGACCGAGTCGATCACCACGTCGACCCGCTACCGCGACGTCGTGAAGAACCCGATCGTCATCGCGCTCGTCGCCGCCTGGTTCCTCTACAACGCCGGGTTCTACGGCTTCACGCTGTGGCTGCCGCAGGTGCTCAGTGACATGACCGGCGGGTCGACCGAGCTCGTCGGGTTCCTCACGGCGATCCCGTACGTCTTCGGACTCGCCGCGATGGTGGTCATCTCGACGCGCACCGACCGCCTGGGCTCGCGCCGCACGACCGTGCTCGTGCCGCTCTCGGTTGCTGCGGTCGCGCTCGTCGTCGGGCAGTTCGTCGGCGGCGGAGTGCCCGAGTACGTCCTGCTCTGCGTCGTCGCCGCGGGCCTCTACGTGCACGGGGCGTTCTTCGCGCTGCCGCCGCTGCTGCTGCGCACCGAGGTGCTCGCGGTCGGTCTCGGCCTCATCGGCGGCATCGGCAACCTCGGCGGGTTCCTCGGGCCGTACATCGTCGGCTGGCTCGACGACGTGACGGGCTCGACCGCGCTCGGCTTCGTGCTGCTCGGGGCGGCGATCGCCGGCTGCGGGGTACTGCTCGCCGCCGTGACGCCTCGGCGGCCGCGGCTGGCCGTCGCCGCGCCGGAGGCTGCGGCGCGCGTCGACGCGTAG
- a CDS encoding cyclase family protein: MPPTLIDLSMPIVDHWRFSVSFAHKHAVAEGQPFTSTTLDIAAHAFTHVDAPSHLDDALPPLGEVDLSRLAGDAVVIDLSGLGDDTEITAEHLEGAGAAVTAGDIALLRTDHELRHPTTSPDYWLRSPYVSASAATWLQERGVSAAGFDFPQDRATRAPYDPHFERHPRGHADDWACHSILLASGTPLIEYLTNLWSLPAERVPFYALPLNVPGSDGAPVRAFATLP; encoded by the coding sequence ATGCCTCCCACTCTCATCGACCTCTCGATGCCGATCGTCGACCACTGGCGCTTCTCGGTCTCGTTCGCGCACAAGCACGCCGTCGCCGAGGGCCAGCCATTCACGTCGACCACGCTCGACATCGCCGCGCACGCCTTCACGCACGTCGACGCGCCCAGCCACCTCGACGACGCGCTCCCGCCGCTCGGCGAGGTCGACCTCTCTCGTCTCGCGGGCGACGCGGTCGTGATCGACCTCTCCGGCCTCGGCGACGACACCGAGATCACGGCCGAGCACCTCGAGGGCGCAGGAGCAGCGGTCACCGCCGGCGACATCGCGCTCCTCCGCACCGACCACGAGCTCCGCCACCCGACCACGTCGCCCGACTACTGGCTGCGCTCCCCCTACGTCTCGGCCTCCGCCGCCACCTGGCTGCAGGAGCGCGGAGTCTCGGCCGCCGGATTCGACTTCCCGCAGGATCGTGCGACGCGCGCCCCCTACGACCCGCACTTCGAGCGACACCCGCGGGGTCACGCCGACGACTGGGCGTGCCACTCGATCCTGCTGGCCTCGGGCACGCCGCTCATCGAGTACCTCACGAACCTCTGGTCGCTCCCGGCCGAACGGGTGCCGTTCTACGCGCTGCCGCTCAACGTGCCGGGCAGCGACGGGGCGCCCGTGCGGGCTTTCGCGACCCTCCCCTAG
- a CDS encoding glutamate decarboxylase has protein sequence MTDDALDDTFSGSPLTRRSPKTRFPLHEQEPRDTYQLVHDELMLDGVARMNLATFCTTWVEPEVRALMAESLDKNIVDKDEYPQTAELETRCVRMLADLFHSPDPTSTRGTSTTGSSEAAMLAGLAAKWRWKARRASAGQGAGAGTPTPNIVSGPVQVCWEKFARYFDVELRQAPMPEGFTLTPEQALERIDENTIAVVVTLGQTFTGLFEDVAAISAALDDLEARTGQSVDIHVDAASGGFVAPFCASDLVWDFRLPRVKSINASGHKTGLAPIGVGWVIWREAADLPDELVFDVNYLGGSLPTFGLNFSRPGGQVIASYYDFVRLGREGYTKVQSETYAVAKHLAREIAALGRFAIVHDGSARRGIPAVTWSMPQGDTSPFTLFDLAEELRTRGWLVPAYTLPADQQQTAVQRIIVRHGLSLDLADLLLDDLRRALEKLDDRPPSRSLTPAEGRSFDHTAIARVADARSGS, from the coding sequence ATGACCGACGATGCTCTCGACGACACCTTCTCGGGCAGCCCGCTCACGCGGCGCTCGCCGAAGACCCGCTTCCCGCTCCACGAGCAGGAACCCCGCGACACCTACCAGCTGGTGCACGACGAGCTGATGCTCGACGGCGTCGCCCGCATGAACCTCGCGACGTTCTGCACCACCTGGGTCGAACCCGAGGTGCGGGCCCTCATGGCCGAGTCGCTCGACAAGAACATCGTCGACAAAGACGAGTACCCGCAGACCGCCGAGCTCGAGACCCGCTGCGTGCGCATGCTCGCCGACCTCTTCCACTCGCCCGACCCGACGTCGACCAGGGGCACCTCGACGACGGGGTCCAGCGAGGCCGCGATGCTAGCCGGGCTTGCCGCCAAGTGGCGCTGGAAGGCCCGTCGGGCATCGGCGGGCCAGGGCGCAGGAGCAGGCACCCCCACCCCGAACATCGTCTCCGGGCCCGTCCAGGTCTGCTGGGAGAAGTTCGCGCGGTACTTCGACGTCGAGCTGCGCCAGGCGCCGATGCCCGAGGGCTTCACGCTCACGCCGGAGCAGGCGCTCGAGCGCATCGACGAGAACACCATCGCGGTCGTGGTCACCCTCGGCCAGACCTTCACGGGCCTGTTCGAAGACGTGGCGGCGATCAGCGCCGCCCTCGACGACCTCGAGGCGCGCACGGGTCAGAGCGTCGACATCCACGTCGACGCCGCCTCGGGCGGGTTCGTGGCGCCGTTCTGCGCGTCCGACCTCGTCTGGGACTTCCGGCTGCCGCGGGTGAAGTCGATCAACGCCTCGGGGCACAAGACCGGCCTGGCGCCGATCGGCGTCGGCTGGGTGATCTGGCGCGAGGCCGCCGACCTGCCCGACGAGCTCGTCTTCGACGTCAACTACCTCGGCGGCAGCCTGCCGACCTTCGGCCTCAACTTCTCACGGCCGGGCGGCCAGGTGATCGCGTCGTACTACGACTTCGTGCGGCTAGGGCGCGAGGGCTACACGAAGGTGCAGTCCGAGACGTACGCGGTCGCGAAGCACCTCGCCCGCGAGATCGCCGCGCTCGGCCGGTTCGCGATCGTGCACGACGGCAGCGCGCGGCGCGGCATCCCGGCCGTCACCTGGTCCATGCCGCAGGGCGACACGTCGCCGTTTACGCTCTTCGACCTCGCCGAGGAGCTCCGGACCCGCGGCTGGCTCGTCCCCGCCTACACGCTGCCCGCCGATCAGCAGCAGACCGCCGTCCAGCGCATCATCGTCCGCCACGGACTCAGCCTCGACCTGGCCGACCTCCTGCTCGACGATCTCCGACGGGCGCTCGAGAAGCTCGACGACCGGCCGCCGTCGCGGTCGCTCACCCCCGCCGAGGGGCGGAGCTTCGACCACACGGCGATCGCGCGGGTGGCCGACGCGAGAAGCGGCTCCTGA